GGCATATTTTGTTCTattgcttttcttttttcctttttgttcCCACTAATGACGTAGATTCTCCAACCTCCATTTGTTCCATTATTCACTCCTTTCGTTCCTTGTCCagataattttcttttcatgcaGGCTTTCTAATCCTATAATATTCTTGAACTTGTATCATCATTAGTTTTGAACCTTGCTTTCATGTTTCCACACTCAGGAAACCCTGCAAGTCCCCCCTTTTGTTTGTGCATGATTGCATACCTTGGATGTGATTCCCGtcccctctctttctctcttcatTCATGTTGTCTGCTTGACCAtagttagattttttttttaaatcttcaaATTTAGTATTTCCATGAATTTTAGGATTAAGCTAGGATGGTAGTCACTTGTTGATTTCTGTATGATGGTTGTATTTTCCATTAGTTATACATATTTAAAATCCTGAAAATCCAAGCATTTGAAAAATTGGGTCTTAAAATTGCTGTACAGGTTAAGATTGGACTTCGAGTTCTTACTCGTCCTGTGGCAGGCCAATTACCTACAATTTATCGCGCCCTTGGTGAAAACTATAATGAAAGAGTTCTGCCTTCTATCGTTCATGAAACATTGAAAGCTGTGGTTGCACAGTATAATGCCAGCCAGCTCATTACTCAGAGAGAGGTAATGAATTCAAATGATTTGGATTTCTGTACAGATTGATATTACAAATTCTTCATGATTCACATAGtttgtttgtgtgtgtgtgtgtgtgtgtatatatatatatataacattagaGTCCTCCATTAGTTATGGATTTGTGAAATTGCTTCTTTATATTAGCATTATATTAATGCTTGCTTGCCTGTGGTTGTTCAGGCATCATAATATGATGACTGCTGACTGATTGATATTTTGCAGGCTGTTAGTAGAGAAATACGGAAGATTTTGACAGAAAGGGCAGCCAATTTTAACATTGCACTTGATGATGTGTCCATTACAAGCCTGACTTTTGGGAAAGAATTTACTGCTGCAATTGAAGCTAAACAGGTGGCTGCACAAGAAGCTGAAAGGGCTAAATTTATTGTGGAAAAAGCTGAACAAGACAAGAAAAGTGCTATTATCAGAGCAGAGGTGAGAAAAAATGCTTAATCCTCATCTATTTTTTTCAtctaatttaatttgtttcagGGGGAAGGGGAGAAGAAGAGTAAAGAATCTATTTTGTACTTTATTTGCTCTGTTTGATAGTTAATATGTGAATTCACAAACCCCTCAAAATATTTCTGCCTCTTTGTGATTGACAGGGGGAGGCTACGAGTGCCCAGCTCATAGGCCAGGCTATTGCCAACAATCCTGCATTTATCACACTTAGGAAGATTGAAGCTGCAAGAGAAATTGCGCAGACAATCTCAAATTCAGCCAACAAGGTTTTCCTTAATTCAGATGATTTGCTACTGAACCTTCAAAAGATGGAGCTGGCGGTTCATGGGAAGAAGTAGGCATCTCTTGGTTTTGGAGTCCAGCTCATGGTAATTACAGTCGAGTATTTTTGGATCAATTTCAGTTTATGTACATCTCCTCGTCGAGCGATCTTAAAGGCGGATTCTTTCACATTGGCTTGGTGTATTCtggatttttaataattttgaaataCTTCTCAATGCAGTTGAATTCTAATTGATACTTTGTTGGGTATGAAAACCGTAATCAAATCAAACCAAGTTAAACCTCCAATACTCAAGTTcagtttatttaatttaatttgatctcAAATGTGCAATAGTTTGGTTTGGTTGGAACTTTTAGCAGAAGGAAGCTTCTTTATGAACAGAAGCAGCTAAAGAAGTTATAAATTCAGATTGTTTTTTCATATGTGCATGAATTGTCTGTATATGAGAGATTATGTATAGAGCGTATGCCACGTCATTTTGTGatgataataaattaattaaattgaaatgttggGTTGGATGATGTAAGAATGTGATGGGAGGTGGTTGGAATTTTTCATGTAGCACCTTCTAGATGATTGGTAAGCATTAATTTGATTACTTGTACACCTCAACCTTTTTGGTAAATGAACTACAAAGCTTTAGGCTTTGATATTTTTGCCATTTTTGGTTGCACGTCTTGCATCCTCAACCACCACTTTCTTCCTTCTGAAATCCAAATTCTATCGTATGAATACCAAGTAtttctaaaaataattaaattctattttttaatatattatttatcattAATTCATTTTTTAGATAGTAAATAAATTTAAGGATGAATTATATTTTAGTTATTATATTTTGATATAATTAATGAGTCATTAGTATTTGTCTGCAGGATTTTGTCTTCGTTACCAAGGATATAGAGAGATGGAAGGTTTTGTGTCTCTGCTTTAGCCATTGAATTTTTCACTTTGGGTCTTTATTGCTGTCTCTAAAATCGCACATCAAGGACACTACTCTCAAGATTTCTAAAATGATTTCAGCCTCTATCAACTTGAGCTTTCACACTTAGAAGACTCGAATggctcaatttttttttattttaaatttaaattttatttatttcatgaaaaataatttatatttaaaaattatttttaaaaaaaaatacttttcatAAATATCGTttgattatgatttaaattaatcCTATGTACTTATGTCATTTATATATAAGTATTTTCATATTTTGATAAGATAATGAAAAGAATATTATTATCTTTatctaaattattatttaattcttaaaattaaaaaattgttaaAGATAATTTACAATTTGATCTAAGGTTTGAcaaaaaaatcataattaaatcgtTCTTTTCAATCTAAAATAATTTGGTTTTTTGTCAATAACTTAACCTTTTTGTCCAAATTAAACTCAATTATCGCtaattatttatgaaatattaaaaataccCTTTATATCATATAAgactaattaatttctcaaaaccctctcttctctctctatatGCCCTCTCTTTCTCTTAAATTCTCTCTATCTTTCATATCCAAAATATTACTCTCAACCATGATTTTGAAACCCAGACGGACCAAGTTGATCGAACTGTGAAAATTATCAATCGGTTAATCAAAAAGTTTGGTTCATTCTTAAAATTTGCATATTATTAAAATCGAAAAAAATTTGACCAACTAATCAAGTAACCATTACAGATTTAACGAACcagattttcattattatttttttatttaactaattTAATCAAAATAATGTCATTTTACTTCTAAAAGACTAAAAAATGCAAATCAAATATTCAATTCTTTTATTCTTTCATTTTTAAGTTGTTATTATGTTATGGTTACTTattttaaacataatttataTAGACAACCatgttatattaaattttaattaaatcatgATTTGTACACATTTATGTTGaatatgaaaatttatattagattaataatattattatacaagattttttattgtaatccgattcAATTCAATTGAAATTTAAATCTTTAACTATCTGCTTTCACTCATTTTTAGTCGGAACTGGATCTAAAAACCATGCTCTCTACTCTCCCATGATTAGGGGTGTGTAAACGATCGGTTCGATTAGAAACTAAACTGAACCGATGAAATCGAAAGTCAAAAATCAAGAACTTTGAAAATCAAACCAAACCTATCACCAAGAGACAATCAAACCGAATTAAACCTGTAAATATCACTTTGATTCAATTTTATaagatttcatatttttaataataagtctcaataataaaaataaaaaaaaatttagaaattagaattttaaaattttaaaattttcttaatatatatatatatataattttagtttgatttgattTATGAAAATCTGCTCACCCCTGCTCATGGTCTCTCTATCTTAAGGCTAAATCGGTCCGTAGTTGAATCAAAATGTGCGCATGAATAAATGAAATAAGTATACGATGAGGAGTGACAATGAATTCAATTTtactgttaaaaaaaattaaattttaaaaattgataaataaaataatttacccaaaaatcaatttaattggtGGGTAGAATTATCAATTTGCTTAGGCCAGCTTCCACAAACGCACATGTGAAGAATGCCAAAAGAGATGAGTGGATGTCGTCACTATAACGTAATCACGCGGGGGTGGAGTGATGGAGCGTCGATGTATCGGTGACGTGGCAGATATTACAGGTCACTGTTCTGACGTATTCTCGCACGAAGCTAACACTAATTCCACGTGGCGGGACCAGCAGATGACATCACGCACACGCTTCATGATTGCC
This sequence is a window from Hevea brasiliensis isolate MT/VB/25A 57/8 chromosome 10, ASM3005281v1, whole genome shotgun sequence. Protein-coding genes within it:
- the LOC110632581 gene encoding prohibitin-1, mitochondrial isoform X1; translated protein: MNFNNVKVPKVPGGGAVSTLLKLGVIGGIGVYAAANSLYNVEGGHRAIVFNRIVGVKDKVYPEGTHLMIPWFERPVIYDVRARPHLVESTSGSRDLQMVKIGLRVLTRPVAGQLPTIYRALGENYNERVLPSIVHETLKAVVAQYNASQLITQREAVSREIRKILTERAANFNIALDDVSITSLTFGKEFTAAIEAKQVAAQEAERAKFIVEKAEQDKKSAIIRAEGEATSAQLIGQAIANNPAFITLRKIEAAREIAQTISNSANKVFLNSDDLLLNLQKMELAVHGKK
- the LOC110632581 gene encoding prohibitin-1, mitochondrial isoform X2, whose product is MIPWFERPVIYDVRARPHLVESTSGSRDLQMVKIGLRVLTRPVAGQLPTIYRALGENYNERVLPSIVHETLKAVVAQYNASQLITQREAVSREIRKILTERAANFNIALDDVSITSLTFGKEFTAAIEAKQVAAQEAERAKFIVEKAEQDKKSAIIRAEGEATSAQLIGQAIANNPAFITLRKIEAAREIAQTISNSANKVFLNSDDLLLNLQKMELAVHGKK